The Cylindrospermum stagnale PCC 7417 genome segment GGCATGGGTGGATCAGATTTTGGCGAAGTTTGAATTTCTAGATGCAGAATGCGATTTAATGTCGGTAGCAGAAACAACGCATCACAACGAATCGGTTGAATAGGTAACTCAGTCGGTAGTACCTCAATTTTATTGATATCTTCTGCAATTAACCATTGCACAAAAGATAACGGGTAATTATCGGTGAGGTAACGGCAAATATTATCGTAAGCCAAAGGTTTTCAGTTAAAACACACAATTGAGATTTTAGCCTCTTCCCCTCTGCGTCTTTGCGCGAAACCAAAACTCCTAAAAATCCTCATCATCAACAAAAAACTCTGTATCCTCATCAACCCCAGACTGAGACTCACCCAACCCCCAGAGAGGCTGCAAAACTGCCATTCCCAGCAATCCCACCGCAGTACTAAAAGCCAAAACCAAACCCATTGGGATTTGCACCGATTGGAATATCAAAAACTTTAACGATACAGGGGTGGCGTTTTGAACAGAGATAATCGCGATCGCCACAACCCAAACAGCCATAACTACAGATATCAGCAAACTAGTAATATTTTTCATAACTTAAAAAATAATTCCCCTCCCCGCAAGCAGAGAGGGGTTAGGGGTGGGGTTCTACACTACTCTAGTTTAGCGATCGCACTCTTCATTTCTGCGGCGATTTGCGCGAGTTTTTCCGGGGAGTTGGTTTCTAGGTAAACGCGCACCAGCGGTTCAGTACCGGAAGGACGCAGCAGCACCCAGCTACCTTCTTCTAAATAGAGTTTAATGCCATCTTTGCGCCCGACTTCCTTCACCTTAATCCCGGTGACTTCTGTCGGCGGGTTTTTAGTAAAGGCATCGATCACAGCGATTTTGTGAGGTTCGGTGAGG includes the following:
- a CDS encoding LapA family protein, which encodes MKNITSLLISVVMAVWVVAIAIISVQNATPVSLKFLIFQSVQIPMGLVLAFSTAVGLLGMAVLQPLWGLGESQSGVDEDTEFFVDDEDF